Proteins encoded by one window of Microplitis mediator isolate UGA2020A chromosome 1, iyMicMedi2.1, whole genome shotgun sequence:
- the LOC130664533 gene encoding colorectal mutant cancer protein encodes MSQTADAESEAGSICDEERVKKLFQACDGDGDGFIDSQDLLTVCRELNLEGSVEELMQELGADDSGRISYQEFLRRRLALRPEIEALKSGKNRSSSTHLTHTPEYLPTSSDNSLGTISGRHESWEFDSGARDLSPEPQSLQKLVEAAAGGTGNMLDLANKLHAAALSSLRSEVAELNTRLLAATRAKEAADTALIRAEAQALRAEQRAEQQSIRHEERLTELHSVIAELSRQLERQRANVITEEDESEIETSRDAEGSITNPVEESEAGEETQDDRDNDGDRTLGDAESSYAEEIDDPPRLNENHRDDGGYISPAALPTPEPNQQEITCQSIAVASLQDEVIALKAEIAHLQSQLMQFKNSGQNNSSDSPRRDHKKGNLSSPEPLTAPCSPLLPPLQPPNSKNHQRDEAPILKMAERVKLRRTDERHITGPDITNLGVCSTMIAEHLVSDLLEQSNIQELNGSEEQFEVETERLNSRLEHARANNAVLALTLHESKAQCDRLSLLVGKYESNATALNLALSFSDRAIEAYDVLVALLETEIALSTDRNSVTIDNRKTAENVAHHLLKQLESDYTTIGAPWEDSIILSDDSEVFWSIDEEQRLRKHISKLKNHRAMVRSTAVELETVHVEPLNSKNTISLAEARKLDLETAVLMQELMAMREDKAELRARVFLLEKERSTIELKLNSRDAQIAAQNTAIQHLQDQLTDTEAMLTMVSDKDRRYTSESEGMESELIEALGREARLKERLQELVNTLENVTRNSELRHQQSADLINDLKIANGALVQTLEKSKKKYQSRMKKLEQQMLIMVERNAAQVKILKQRIAILEEEAASFKGSLPLQSQSSGASETSL; translated from the exons atgtcacaGACAGCCGATGCTGAAAGCGAAGCGGGCTCCATCTGCGATGAGGAACGAGTGAAAAAGCTCTTCCAAGCTTGCGACGGGGACGGCGATGGATTTATCGATAG TCAAGATTTATTGACAGTATGTCGAGAGTTAAATCTCGAGGGTTCAGTCGAAGAATTAATGCAAGAACTTGGTGCTGATGATAGCGGTCGAATATCTTatcaagaatttttaagaCGAAGATTAGCTTTGAGACCGGAAATCGAAGCACTCAAATCTGGAAAAAATAGATCGAGCTCAACACATTTGACTCATACGCCAGAGTATTTACCAACTAGCAGTGACAATAGTCTTG GTACTATCTCTGGACGTCATGAAAGCTGGGAGTTCGATAGCGGTGCCCGTGATCTTTCTCCTGAACCACAATCGCTTCAAAAACTTGTGGAAGCGGCTGCTGGAGGCACCGGAAACATGTTAGATCTCGCCAATAag cttcaCGCAGCTGCTCTATCATCCCTAAGATCAGAGGTAGCGGAATTGAACACACGATTACTAGCAGCGACACGTGCTAAAGAGGCCGCAGACACAGCATTGATTAGAGCTGAAGCTCAAGCCTTAAGAGCTGAACAACGTGCTGAGCAGCAATCAATTCGACATGAAGAAAGACTCACTGAACTACATTCAGTGATTGCCGAACTTAGTAGACAACTTGAAAGGCAGCGCGCTAATGTTATCACAGAAGAGGATGAATCTG AAATCGAAACTAGTCGAGATGCCGAAGGCTCAATAACAAATCCAGTGGAAGAAAGTGAAGCTGGAGAAGAAACTCAAGATGATCGCGATAACGATGGCGACCGTACCCTCGGTGATGCAGAATCGAGTTACGCTGAAGAAATTGATGATCCTCCGCGGCTTAatgaa AATCATCGTGATGATGGAGGATATATCAGTCCTGCCGCATTGCCGACACCTGAACCAAACCAACAAGAAATTACGTGTCAAAGTATAGCTGTAGCTTCATTACAAGATGAAGTTATTGCTCTGAAAGCTGAAATAGCCCACTTACAAAGTCAACTAATGCAATTTAAAAACAGCGGGCAAAATAATAGTAGTGATTCACCTAGAAGAGATCATAAG AAAGGTAATTTAAGTTCTCCAGAGCCATTAACAGCACCATGTTCACCATTATTACCTCCTTTACAACCGCCAAATTCAAAAAACCATCAAAGAGACGAGGCGCCAATTTTGAAAATGGCTGAAAGAGTGAAATTACGTCGAACGGACGAAAGACATATAACCGGTCCTGACATTACAAATTTGGGTGTATGTTCAACTATGATTGCCGAGCACTTGGTGTCAGATTTATTAGAACAGTCAAACATACAGGAGTTAAACGGATCAGAAGAACAATTTGAAGTTGAGACCGAGAGACTTAATAGTCGACTTGAACATGCGCGAGCTAATAATGCAGTTCTTGCATTAACTTTGCATGAAAGTAAAGCTCAATGTGATAG aTTAAGTTTATTAGTTGGGAAATACGAGTCCAATGCTACTGCCCTTAACTTAGCGCTGTCATTCAGTGATCGAGCGATTGAAGCTTATGATGTTTTAGTAGCATTACTAGAAACGGAGATTGCACTTTCAACTGATAGAAATAGTGTTACAATAGATAATAGGAAAACTGCGGAAAACGTTGCTCATCACTTACTGAAACAACTGGAAAGTGATTATACGACCATAGGCGCACCATGGGAAGACAGCATCATATTATCTGATGA CTCTGAAGTCTTCTGGTCGATAGATGAAGAACAAAGGCTTCGTAAACacataagtaaattaaaaaatcatcggGCAATGGTCCGATCAACAGCAGTTGAGTTAGAAACAGTTCACGTCGAGCCTTTAAATTCTAAAAACACAATTTCATTAGCCGAAGCACGTAAGCTTGATTTAGAGACAGCAGTCTTAATGCAAGAATTAATGGCAATGAGAGAAGATAAAGCTGAGTTACGCGCACGTGTTTTTCTATTAGAAAAAGAACGTTCGactattgaattaaaattgaattcacGCGATGCACAAATAGCCGCTCAAAATACAGCTATTCAACATCTGCAAGATCAATTAACTGATACTGAAGCCATGCTGACAATGGTTAGCGATAAAGACCGTAGATATACTAGCGAGAGTGAAGGAATGGAGTCCGAGCTTATTGAGGCACTTGGACGTGAAGCGAGACTCAAAGAAAGACTTCAAGAATTAGTTAATACCTTAGAAAATGTCACCAGAAATTCGGAGTTACGGCACCAGCAATCTGCAGAtcttattaatgatttaaaaatagctaatgg AGCACTGGTACAGACACTAGAAAAatctaagaaaaaatatcagtcacgtatgaaaaaattagaGCAACAAATGCTGATCATGGTGGAAAGAAATGCTGCtcag gtaaaaatattaaaacaaagaATAGCAATTTTAGAAGAAGAAGCTGCGAGTTTTAAAGGAAGTCTTCCCCTCCAATCCCAAAGTTCTGGTGCAAGTGAAACATCTTTATGA
- the LOC130664547 gene encoding pre-mRNA-splicing factor SPF27, with the protein MAGEVVVDALPYIDQGYDEPGIREAALAMVEEETRRYRPTKNYLEHLPALNITAFETEVMKHEFERLQNRLPMEVLSMKRYELPPPPPGKLNDLTAWNESVENSCAQLEHQATRICNLELIMDYGCEAWKSHLEILVQMVSQAQKKLQVLRKNIQEINWQRKSMQTQGGEKLRALESQWVGLVSKNYEIEQACVQLEQEMYRIMQSRAEAVEINDVPTDSQESAEPEASASDTMPMETNQDENTEQDSNIRDAENENVTEEKDDQQQ; encoded by the exons atggctGGTGAAGTTGTAGTTGATGCTTTACCTTACATTGACCAAGGTTACGATGAACCTGGAATCCGGGAAGCG GCATTGGCGATGGTGGAGGAAGAAACCAGACGTTACAgaccaacaaaaaattatctagAACACTTGCCAGCACTGAACATTACAGCGTTCGAAACCGAGGTAATGAAACACGAATTTGAGCGGCTGCAAAATCGATTACCTATGGAAGTTTTGAGTATGAAAAGATATGAGTTGCCACCACCGCCTCCTGGAAAATTGAATGATTTGACAGCTTGGAATGAAAGTGTGGAAAATAGTTGTGCGCAATTGGAACATCAGGCCACTag AATTTGTAACTTGGAGCTGATAATGGACTACGGTTGTGAAGCGTGGAAGTCTCACCTGGAAATTTTAGTCCAAATGGTGAGTCAAGCTCAGAAAAAACTCCAAGTCCTTCGTAAAAATATCCAAGAAATAAATTGGCAGCGGAAGTCAATGCAAACTCAGGGAGGAGAAAAATTACGGGCTCTTGAGTCTCAATGGGTCGGGTTggtatcgaaaaattatgagatAGAACAAGCATGTGTGCAATTGGAGCAAGAAATGTATCGCATCATGCAGTCAAGAGCTGAAGCAGTTGAGATTAATGACGTACCCACTGATTCACAAGAGTCCGCTGAACCAGAAGCCAGTGCATCGGACACAATGCCAATGGAAACAAATCAAGATGAAAATACTGAACAAGATTCAAATATCAGAGATGCAGAAAATGAAAATGTGACAGAGGAAAAAGATGATCAGcagcaataa
- the LOC130664553 gene encoding ubiquinol-cytochrome-c reductase complex assembly factor 6, which yields MPAGASTGEYIRFFIAAMISAFAGSQLVHTYYRPLDDMDQLVEEEIKRRTEQLKQT from the coding sequence ATGCCGGCAGGAGCAAGTACAGGAGAGTACATAAGATTTTTCATCGCTGCAATGATCAGTGCATTTGCAGGCTCACAACTTGTTCATACTTATTATCGGCCCTTGGATGATATGGACCAGTTAGTagaagaagaaataaaacGAAGAACTGAACAACTCAAGCAGACttga